Proteins found in one Nostoc sp. NIES-3756 genomic segment:
- a CDS encoding DUF4278 domain-containing protein — MQLSYRGQSYKYDPNQVNNQLISYPQQSHKLKYRGVAYNTNSRGKVEQICLLSAAHKLIYRGIAYIINSTAQKQDNSVAVLANH, encoded by the coding sequence ATGCAGCTTTCCTATCGTGGTCAAAGTTATAAATATGACCCAAATCAGGTAAACAATCAGCTAATTTCTTATCCTCAACAATCTCATAAGTTAAAGTATCGTGGAGTTGCCTATAATACTAACTCTCGTGGGAAAGTAGAACAGATTTGTTTATTATCAGCAGCCCACAAATTAATTTATCGAGGAATTGCTTACATTATCAATAGCACTGCACAGAAACAAGATAACTCAGTGGCAGTACTAGCAAATCATTAA